One Babesia bovis T2Bo chromosome 4 map unlocalized Chr4_1, whole genome shotgun sequence genomic window carries:
- a CDS encoding Mtn3/RAG1IP-like family protein has product MPRKWRLAQFWLLGIALIRGTVICQDDVNNDENIIGDGILLNVVSPSPEHTEPLKPITSSPIIRDMSIADAKETQKTVMTGEAKPKLAFVDDSSENNDIVETAPDMTKSSTSINSSEVVQRQPIVTHDEALEANDDNPGDTPLVGRLMVWAREMIQTDFNYLIGCGTVLSSIITQLIPLHTVMTVRYNKSTGNLKTLNFVTVAFANFLWSLYGLICYNTVIILSSIPSFVLSCSYILIFHRYCQDSHQMRILHLFYKISAICCMVLGMSYIGLDTTSYLNFIGLFGGSIQAFSYIAPLFSIREIMKQRSTSAMPTEISLANFIGSFFTLCYGFIIWDYIVIAPNFIGMISGMIQIVLLILIHNNEKIVVAEVEILEKQHFKAIHKPCLEI; this is encoded by the exons ATGCCGCGTAAGTGGCGGTTGGCGCAATTTTGGCTGCTTGGCATCGCATTAATTAGAGGAACCGTTATTTGTCAAGATGATGTTAATAATGATGAGAATATTATCGGGGACGGGATACTGCTTAATGTCGTTTCCCCCAGTCCTGAACATACAGAACCTCTGAAGCCTATAACAAGTTCACCGATTATTCGTGACATGAGTATTGCAGATGCAAAGGAAACACAAAAGACTGTGATGACGGGGGAAGCAAAACCCAAGCTTGCATTTGTTGACGATTCTAGTGAAAATAATGACATAGTTGAAACTGCCCCGGACATGACAAAATCCTCAACATCGATTAATAGCTCGGAAGTAGTGCAAAGGCAGCCAATAGTTACACATGATGAGGCTTTAGAAGCTAATGATGACAATCCGGGTGATACTCCACTTGTTGGAAGGCTTATGGTGTGGGCAAGAGAAATGATACAGACCGATTTCAACTACCTCATTGGCTGTGGAACTGTTTTATCTTCAATAATCACGCAACTTATACCATTGCATACTGTTATGACTGTGCGTTATAACAAATCAACGGGCAATTTGAAGACCTTGAATTTTGTCACAGTTGCCTTTGCTAATTTCTTATGGTCGCTATATGGACTGATTTGCTACAATACGGTTATCATCCTATCTAGCATTCCAA GTTTTGTCCTTAGCTGCTCGTATATTCTGATTTTTCACCGGTACTGCCAGGATTCACATCAGATGCGCATTCTTCACTTATTCTATAAGATTTCTGCTATATGCTGCATGGTTCTTGGAATGAGTTATATAGGTTTAGATACTACGAGTTATCTCAACTTCATTGGCCTTTTTGGTGGATCTATCCAGGCTTTCTCTTATATCGCACCGCTCTTCTCCATAAGAGAAATTATGAAACAAAGGAGTACTTCAGCGATGCCGACGGAAATATCGTTGGCTAACTTTATTGGATCTTTTTTCACTTTGTGTTACGGGTTCATCATATGGGATTACATAGTAATTGCCCCTAACTTCATTGGGATGATCTCGGGAATGATACAGATTGTACTACTCATATTGATACACAACAATGAAAAGATTGTTGTTGCCGAAGTGGAAATTTTAGAAAAACAACACTTCAAAGCAATACACAAACCATGTCTGGAaatttaa